In the Peptoclostridium acidaminophilum DSM 3953 genome, one interval contains:
- the uvrB gene encoding excinuclease ABC subunit UvrB: MPTGDQPEAIEKLSKGIEDGEKYCTLIGATGSGKTFTMANIIEKVQKPTLVIAHNKTLAAQLYGEFKEFFPENAVEYFVSYYDYYQPEAYVVQSDMYIEKDSSINDEIDKLRHSATAALLERRDVIIVASVSCIYGLGDPEEYGEQMISLRPGMNRDRDEVIRKLVQIQYERNDISFTRGTFRVRGDVLEVYPAGSDEKAIRIEFFGDEIDRVMEINYLTGEVLGKRSHVSIFPASHHVTSRQKLEKAVVAIEEELEERIRYFTDRGMLLEAQRIEQRTRYDIEMLREIGICKGIENYSRHLTGRSEGERPYTLMDFFPDDFLIIADESHVMMPQIRAMYGGDRARKAALIDYGFRLPSAYDNRPLSFEEFEKVARQMVFVSATPASYELQKSSVIAQQIIRPTGLLDPQVEIRPTSGQIDDILNEIDLRVKKEERVLVTTLTKKMAEDLTDYMKSAGVKVTYMHSDVETLDRIQIIHDLRSGKYDVLVGINLLREGLDLPEVSLVTILDADKEGFLRSETSLIQTIGRAARHENGKVIMYADKMTDSMKRAIEETYRRRGIQERYNEEHGIIPKSIKKGIRDVIEATKAAEEEQAYHPQQAQDDEALLDQLRMQMAEAAKLLEFEIAAQLRDKIAAIEKKKRR; this comes from the coding sequence ATGCCGACGGGCGACCAGCCTGAGGCCATAGAGAAGCTGTCAAAAGGCATAGAAGACGGTGAAAAGTATTGCACTTTAATAGGAGCTACCGGCTCAGGCAAGACATTCACCATGGCCAATATAATAGAGAAGGTTCAAAAGCCTACGCTTGTGATAGCCCACAATAAGACGTTGGCAGCCCAGCTCTACGGCGAGTTCAAGGAGTTCTTTCCTGAGAACGCTGTGGAATATTTTGTGAGCTACTATGATTACTATCAGCCGGAGGCATACGTAGTGCAGTCCGACATGTATATTGAAAAGGATTCCTCGATAAACGACGAGATAGACAAGCTCAGGCACTCGGCTACCGCGGCGCTGCTAGAGCGAAGGGACGTTATAATAGTGGCCTCAGTTTCATGCATATACGGCCTTGGAGATCCCGAGGAGTACGGGGAGCAGATGATATCGCTCAGGCCGGGCATGAACAGGGACAGGGATGAGGTCATAAGAAAGCTGGTGCAGATACAGTATGAAAGAAACGACATCAGCTTCACCCGTGGCACCTTCAGGGTCAGAGGCGACGTGCTGGAGGTCTATCCGGCGGGCAGTGACGAGAAGGCTATTCGTATAGAGTTTTTCGGAGACGAGATAGACAGGGTGATGGAAATCAACTACCTTACGGGTGAAGTCCTCGGCAAGCGCAGCCATGTTTCCATATTTCCGGCGTCCCACCATGTGACAAGCAGGCAGAAGCTTGAAAAGGCGGTTGTGGCAATTGAAGAAGAGCTGGAGGAAAGAATAAGATACTTTACAGACCGCGGCATGCTTCTTGAAGCGCAAAGGATAGAGCAAAGGACGCGATATGACATAGAGATGCTCAGAGAAATAGGCATCTGCAAGGGGATAGAGAACTACTCGAGGCACCTGACGGGCAGAAGTGAAGGTGAGCGACCATATACGCTCATGGACTTCTTTCCTGACGATTTTCTTATAATCGCCGACGAGTCGCACGTAATGATGCCCCAGATAAGAGCCATGTACGGAGGTGACAGGGCAAGAAAGGCTGCACTCATAGATTACGGCTTCAGACTGCCTTCGGCTTATGACAATAGGCCGCTTTCGTTCGAAGAATTCGAAAAGGTGGCCAGGCAGATGGTATTTGTATCAGCAACGCCTGCAAGCTATGAGCTTCAAAAGTCAAGTGTAATAGCCCAGCAGATAATAAGGCCGACGGGACTCCTTGACCCGCAGGTGGAGATAAGACCTACAAGCGGCCAGATAGACGACATACTCAACGAGATAGACCTCAGGGTAAAGAAAGAGGAGAGGGTGCTCGTGACGACGCTGACAAAGAAGATGGCCGAGGACCTTACGGACTACATGAAGAGCGCCGGGGTAAAGGTGACCTATATGCATTCCGACGTCGAAACTCTGGATAGAATTCAGATAATACACGACCTAAGATCAGGCAAGTACGACGTGCTGGTAGGAATCAACCTGCTCAGGGAAGGTCTGGACCTTCCGGAGGTGTCTCTTGTGACCATACTGGACGCCGACAAGGAGGGCTTCCTGAGGTCTGAAACATCGCTCATACAGACGATAGGAAGGGCAGCGAGGCACGAGAACGGCAAAGTAATAATGTATGCCGACAAAATGACTGACTCAATGAAAAGGGCGATAGAGGAAACCTACAGAAGAAGGGGCATACAGGAGAGATACAACGAGGAGCACGGTATCATTCCGAAGTCCATCAAGAAGGGGATAAGGGATGTCATAGAAGCCACAAAGGCCGCAGAGGAGGAACAGGCATACCATCCCCAGCAGGCTCAGGACGATGAAGCTCTGCTTGATCAGCTCAGAATGCAGATGGCTGAAGCCGCAAAGTTGCTCGAATTCGAAATTGCAGCTCAGCTCAGGGACAAGATAGCTGCCATAGAGAAGAAAAAAAGGAGATAA
- the uvrA gene encoding excinuclease ABC subunit UvrA, with translation MDERKIIIKGAKEHNLKNVDLEIPRNKLVVFTGLSGSGKSSLAFDTIYAEGQRRYVESLSAYARQFLGQMEKPDVEYIEGLSPAISIDQKTTSKNPRSTVGTVTEIYDYMRLLYARIGEPHCPICKKKISQMTIEQIADKIMELPEGTKIQVMAPVIRGKKGRHEKLIENIKKDGFVRVRINGEVYDVGEEIELDKNKKHSIEVVVDRLVVRPGIESRLYESVETSLKLADGLVLVDIIDSQPQMFSTRFACIEHGIGIEELSPRMFSFNSPFGACPECNGLGSLKSVDPRLVVPNEDLTIREGAVAAWASSGAGSEDTYYFKMIDGLAKNHGQSLDVQFKELDSDFVKKLLYGDDKNVSFEYESKFGGRRTYSARFEGVINNLERRYHETNSDYMREKIEEYMSETPCQKCKGTRLKDESLSVLIDGRNISQLTEMSVNALYDYLESAPLSDKQKFIGRDILKEIKARLRFLKDVGLEYLTLSRTSGTLSGGESQRIRLATQIGASLMGVLYVLDEPSIGLHQRDNDRLLATLRDLTDLGNTLIVVEHDEDTINAADYIVDIGPGAGVHGGEIVAVGTVEDIKACERSITGQYLSGKKSIAVPERRRPLGEKMISIKGARENNLKDIDVDIPIGVFTCVTGVSGSGKSSLINEILYKGAAAKIQRLKARPGDHDAIMGLEHIDKVIDIDQSPIGRTPRSNPATYTGIFDSVRDLFASTQESKARGYGKGRFSFNLKGGRCEACKGDGIIKIEMHFLPDVYIPCEVCKGSRYSRETLQVKYKGKSIADVLDMNVEEAVEFFSSIPSISRKMQTLMNVGLGYIKLGQPSTQLSGGEAQRIKLSTELGKRSTGKTLYILDEPTTGLHMADVDRLIDMLQKLVDAGNSVLVIEHNLDVIKTADHIIDMGPDGGDKGGYVIGQGTPEQIAKNKKSYTGAFLKKLL, from the coding sequence ATGGACGAGAGAAAAATCATAATAAAGGGAGCAAAGGAGCACAATCTAAAGAACGTAGACCTGGAGATACCAAGGAACAAGCTTGTCGTGTTCACGGGGCTTTCAGGCTCAGGAAAGTCGTCGCTGGCGTTCGACACAATATACGCAGAAGGCCAGCGGCGCTACGTGGAGAGCCTGTCGGCCTATGCAAGGCAGTTTCTCGGGCAGATGGAAAAGCCGGATGTCGAGTATATAGAGGGACTCTCACCTGCCATTTCAATAGACCAGAAGACGACGTCGAAGAATCCAAGATCCACAGTGGGAACTGTAACGGAGATATACGACTACATGAGGCTTCTCTACGCGCGAATTGGCGAGCCGCACTGCCCTATATGCAAAAAGAAAATAAGCCAGATGACAATAGAGCAGATAGCAGACAAGATAATGGAGCTGCCTGAGGGAACAAAGATACAGGTAATGGCTCCCGTAATACGTGGCAAGAAGGGCAGACACGAGAAGCTAATTGAAAATATCAAAAAGGATGGCTTCGTAAGGGTAAGGATTAACGGCGAGGTTTACGACGTGGGCGAGGAAATAGAGCTCGACAAGAACAAGAAGCACAGCATAGAGGTGGTCGTAGACAGACTTGTTGTAAGACCTGGCATAGAAAGCAGGCTTTACGAGTCGGTGGAGACGTCACTCAAGCTTGCAGACGGCCTCGTGCTCGTGGACATCATAGACTCTCAGCCTCAGATGTTTTCAACCAGATTTGCGTGCATTGAGCACGGCATAGGAATAGAGGAGCTCTCACCCAGAATGTTCTCGTTCAACTCGCCATTTGGAGCCTGTCCGGAGTGCAACGGACTTGGCTCGCTCAAGAGTGTAGATCCAAGGCTTGTAGTTCCAAATGAGGATCTGACTATTCGCGAAGGTGCAGTTGCGGCATGGGCTTCAAGCGGAGCCGGCTCCGAGGACACTTATTATTTTAAGATGATAGACGGCCTGGCAAAAAATCACGGCCAGTCTCTGGATGTGCAGTTCAAGGAGCTCGATTCGGATTTTGTTAAAAAGCTACTCTACGGAGACGACAAGAACGTATCCTTCGAATATGAAAGCAAGTTCGGGGGACGCAGGACATACAGCGCGAGATTTGAAGGAGTCATAAACAATCTTGAAAGAAGATACCATGAGACAAATTCCGACTACATGAGGGAGAAAATTGAGGAGTACATGAGCGAAACTCCATGCCAAAAGTGCAAGGGGACAAGGCTCAAGGACGAGAGTCTATCGGTGCTTATAGACGGCAGGAACATATCGCAGCTGACCGAAATGTCGGTAAACGCGCTGTATGACTATCTTGAAAGCGCGCCACTTTCGGACAAGCAAAAATTCATAGGCAGGGATATACTAAAGGAGATAAAGGCCAGACTGAGATTTCTAAAGGACGTAGGCCTTGAGTATCTTACGCTTTCAAGGACTTCAGGAACGCTATCGGGCGGAGAATCGCAAAGAATCAGGCTTGCAACTCAGATAGGGGCTTCACTCATGGGCGTGCTTTATGTGCTGGATGAGCCCAGCATAGGACTTCACCAGAGGGACAACGACAGGCTGCTTGCAACCCTCAGAGACCTTACCGATTTGGGCAACACGCTGATAGTCGTAGAGCACGATGAGGACACAATCAACGCTGCGGATTACATCGTTGACATAGGGCCGGGAGCAGGAGTGCACGGAGGCGAGATTGTCGCCGTAGGAACCGTGGAAGACATAAAGGCCTGCGAAAGGTCCATAACAGGGCAGTATCTCAGCGGTAAAAAGTCTATAGCAGTTCCGGAGAGAAGAAGACCTCTGGGCGAGAAGATGATAAGCATAAAGGGAGCAAGGGAAAACAATCTTAAGGACATAGATGTGGATATACCAATTGGTGTTTTCACCTGCGTCACTGGAGTTTCAGGCTCGGGGAAAAGCTCTCTTATAAACGAGATACTCTACAAGGGTGCGGCCGCAAAGATACAACGACTAAAGGCAAGGCCTGGAGACCATGATGCCATAATGGGTCTTGAGCACATAGACAAGGTAATAGACATAGACCAATCGCCAATAGGAAGGACTCCAAGGTCCAACCCAGCCACTTATACCGGAATATTTGACAGCGTACGCGACTTGTTCGCATCCACACAGGAGTCAAAGGCAAGAGGCTACGGCAAGGGCAGGTTCAGTTTCAATCTCAAGGGGGGAAGATGCGAGGCCTGCAAGGGCGATGGGATAATAAAAATCGAAATGCACTTCCTGCCTGACGTATATATTCCCTGCGAGGTGTGCAAAGGCAGCAGATACAGCAGGGAGACGCTCCAGGTCAAGTACAAGGGCAAGAGCATAGCCGACGTGCTCGACATGAACGTGGAGGAGGCGGTCGAATTCTTCTCGAGCATACCTTCAATAAGCAGAAAGATGCAAACGCTAATGAACGTGGGACTGGGCTACATTAAGCTGGGCCAGCCTTCAACGCAGCTCTCGGGCGGAGAAGCCCAAAGGATCAAGCTATCAACAGAGCTTGGCAAGAGATCAACTGGCAAGACGCTCTACATCCTTGACGAGCCGACAACAGGCCTGCACATGGCCGATGTCGACAGGCTCATTGACATGCTGCAAAAGCTTGTGGATGCAGGAAATAGCGTGCTGGTTATAGAGCACAACCTTGACGTTATTAAGACGGCCGACCACATAATCGACATGGGTCCCGATGGAGGCGACAAGGGCGGCTATGTAATAGGGCAGGGAACACCGGAGCAAATCGCAAAAAACAAAAAATCGTACACTGGAGCATTCCTAAAAAAGCTCCTCTAA
- the hydE gene encoding [FeFe] hydrogenase H-cluster radical SAM maturase HydE, whose product MDNRAVIDKIIKTSDASVEEIVSILKGSEDYLFEMAYRVRQEYCGDAVHLRAIIEFSNYCRCDCLYCGLQRLNRNIQRYRMSPDEIVSNAKEAYQAGYRTVILQSGEDSYYTRDIISGIIRDIKKLGDIAITLGVGEREYDDYAQWRRDGADRYLIKHETADSEIYNRLHPHSSFERRIECLRWLKELGYQTGSGFMIGLPGQTLETIAKDILLLKELEVEMAGIGPFIPHPDTQLRDESTGSSLLTLKAVAITRLLLKRSHLPTTTALEVSTKTNAFCAGANVIMRKVEPHSYRRLYDIYPRPKALEKTIAQERKEVEDFIKSFGLEVSDSRGDYI is encoded by the coding sequence ATGGATAACAGAGCCGTTATAGACAAAATCATAAAAACCTCAGATGCAAGCGTAGAAGAGATAGTCAGTATTCTTAAAGGAAGCGAAGACTATCTGTTTGAAATGGCATATAGGGTAAGGCAGGAGTATTGCGGAGATGCGGTTCACCTAAGGGCAATAATAGAATTCTCGAACTACTGCAGATGTGACTGTCTGTACTGCGGACTTCAAAGGCTCAACAGAAACATACAAAGATACAGAATGAGCCCTGACGAAATAGTCAGCAATGCAAAGGAAGCGTACCAGGCGGGATACAGGACTGTAATACTCCAGTCAGGCGAGGATTCCTACTATACAAGGGACATTATTTCAGGGATCATAAGAGACATTAAAAAATTAGGCGACATAGCAATAACACTTGGCGTAGGAGAGAGGGAATACGATGACTATGCCCAGTGGAGAAGAGATGGGGCTGACAGGTATCTTATAAAGCATGAGACCGCCGACAGTGAAATATACAACAGACTCCATCCCCATTCATCCTTTGAAAGAAGGATAGAGTGCCTCAGATGGCTGAAGGAACTGGGATACCAGACAGGAAGCGGCTTTATGATAGGACTTCCCGGACAGACTCTTGAGACAATAGCAAAGGACATACTTCTTCTTAAGGAGCTGGAAGTCGAGATGGCGGGAATCGGACCGTTCATACCTCACCCGGATACTCAGCTTAGGGATGAGTCCACGGGAAGCAGCCTTCTGACTCTCAAGGCAGTTGCAATAACAAGGCTGCTGCTTAAAAGGTCCCATTTGCCGACCACTACCGCGCTTGAGGTTTCTACAAAGACAAACGCATTTTGCGCTGGGGCTAATGTAATAATGAGGAAGGTTGAGCCCCATAGCTACAGGAGGCTGTATGACATATATCCAAGACCTAAAGCGCTTGAAAAAACCATAGCACAGGAAAGAAAAGAAGTCGAGGATTTCATAAAGAGCTTTGGACTTGAAGTGTCGGATTCAAGAGGAGATTACATCTAG
- the hydG gene encoding [FeFe] hydrogenase H-cluster radical SAM maturase HydG → MKEYREYKAEEFIVDSEILDSMEYGKKMASDREFVKEILEKAKEAKGLDHREAAVLLNVDDEDLVKEMFETAGHIKETIYGKRVVLFAPLYVSNYCVNNCEYCGYKHCNSNVARRKLTMEQLKDEVKILESLGHKRLAFEAGEDDENCPIEYVLEAIKNIYSIKFDNGSIRRINVNIAATTIENYKKLVEAEIGTYILFQETYHKPTYEIMHPQGPKHNYNWHTTAMDRAMQAGIDDVGIGVLYGLYDHTYDTIAMIMHAEHLDSVYGVGPHTISVPRLKPAEGMDISKFPHMVSDKEFKKIIAILRLTVPYTGMILSTRETAEFRSEAIKFGISQISAGSCTGVGGYVDEYGTEGKKEVPQFEVGDHRSPMQVLKDLCRAGYIPSYCTACYREGRTGDRFMPLAKSGQINNVCLPNALLTFKEFLLDYSDEELRELGKEVIEEGLASIPKEAARDAAKRFLARLEAGERDLRF, encoded by the coding sequence ATGAAGGAGTACAGAGAGTACAAGGCTGAAGAGTTCATAGTTGATTCTGAAATACTGGATTCAATGGAATACGGAAAGAAAATGGCTTCAGACAGAGAATTTGTAAAAGAGATACTCGAAAAAGCAAAAGAAGCTAAAGGGCTTGACCACAGGGAAGCTGCCGTGCTTCTAAACGTAGACGATGAAGACCTTGTAAAGGAAATGTTTGAAACCGCAGGCCATATCAAGGAGACTATATACGGAAAAAGGGTAGTGCTTTTCGCACCTCTTTACGTCAGCAACTACTGCGTAAATAATTGCGAATACTGCGGCTACAAGCACTGCAACTCTAATGTTGCAAGAAGAAAGCTCACTATGGAGCAGCTCAAGGACGAGGTTAAAATACTTGAATCCCTGGGACACAAGAGGCTTGCCTTTGAAGCCGGAGAGGACGATGAAAATTGTCCGATAGAGTATGTGCTTGAAGCAATTAAAAACATATACTCAATAAAATTCGACAACGGAAGCATAAGAAGAATAAATGTAAACATAGCCGCTACAACAATTGAAAACTACAAGAAGCTTGTGGAAGCCGAAATAGGGACTTATATACTTTTCCAGGAGACTTATCACAAGCCTACCTATGAGATCATGCATCCTCAGGGTCCTAAGCACAACTACAACTGGCATACAACTGCAATGGACAGGGCTATGCAGGCTGGAATAGATGACGTGGGAATAGGGGTACTTTACGGGTTATACGACCATACGTACGATACAATTGCAATGATAATGCACGCAGAGCATCTTGACAGCGTATATGGAGTAGGTCCCCACACGATATCGGTTCCAAGGCTCAAGCCTGCTGAAGGAATGGACATTTCAAAGTTCCCTCACATGGTCAGCGACAAGGAATTCAAAAAGATAATAGCAATACTAAGGCTCACTGTACCATACACAGGCATGATTCTTTCCACGAGAGAAACAGCGGAATTCAGAAGCGAGGCCATCAAATTCGGCATATCTCAAATAAGCGCAGGCTCATGCACAGGAGTAGGCGGATATGTTGATGAATACGGAACAGAAGGAAAGAAGGAGGTTCCTCAGTTTGAGGTGGGAGACCACAGGTCACCTATGCAGGTGCTTAAGGACCTTTGCAGAGCCGGATATATTCCAAGCTACTGCACAGCATGCTATAGGGAAGGTAGAACTGGAGACAGGTTCATGCCTCTTGCAAAATCAGGCCAGATAAATAACGTTTGCCTTCCAAATGCGCTGCTCACATTCAAGGAATTCCTGCTGGACTATTCAGACGAAGAGCTAAGGGAGCTTGGAAAGGAAGTAATAGAAGAAGGACTTGCGAGCATACCCAAGGAAGCTGCAAGAGATGCTGCAAAGAGATTCCTTGCAAGGCTTGAGGCTGGGGAAAGAGACCTTAGATTCTAA
- the hydF gene encoding [FeFe] hydrogenase H-cluster maturation GTPase HydF translates to MLDTPKANRLHIAIFGKRNAGKSSLINALTGQEMALVSDMAGTTTDPVYKAMELLPIGPVVIIDTAGLDDVGELGELRVKKSKEVMEKTDLALLVFDSTDEDYSFEKEWHSRLRDKKIPTIGVINKIDIKDKELESYEKEFDMPFVKVSAADRINIDKLKRAIQLHAPEGFEAETIVGDILPQKALVVLVAPQDIQAPKGRLILPQVQTIRDLLDHDAMALTVKDAELEDLLSSLNRKPDLVITDSQIFGKISKIIPREIPLTSFSILMARYKGDLAELIEGAKQIGRLKSGDKVLIAEACTHHSLEGDIGREKLPKWLREYSGAELDITIKAGVDFSDDLSQYAIVVHCGACMFNKKQMMSRLERTRNDNVPITNYGVAIAYMNGILERVTEMFF, encoded by the coding sequence ATGCTTGATACGCCAAAAGCAAACAGGCTGCACATAGCCATATTCGGAAAGAGGAACGCCGGAAAATCAAGTCTGATAAATGCTCTTACAGGACAGGAAATGGCCCTTGTATCTGATATGGCGGGAACTACTACGGACCCCGTATACAAGGCAATGGAGCTTCTCCCGATAGGGCCTGTTGTAATAATCGATACTGCGGGACTTGACGACGTGGGCGAATTAGGAGAGCTTAGAGTTAAAAAGTCTAAGGAAGTCATGGAGAAAACAGACCTTGCGCTGCTGGTGTTCGATTCCACGGATGAAGACTATTCATTTGAAAAAGAATGGCACTCAAGGCTTAGGGATAAAAAAATACCTACAATAGGGGTCATTAACAAGATAGACATTAAGGATAAAGAGCTTGAAAGTTATGAAAAAGAGTTCGACATGCCCTTTGTAAAGGTCAGTGCGGCAGACAGGATAAACATAGACAAGCTTAAAAGGGCAATTCAGCTGCATGCCCCCGAAGGCTTTGAAGCAGAAACAATAGTTGGGGACATACTGCCCCAAAAGGCTCTTGTTGTGCTTGTTGCGCCACAGGACATTCAAGCCCCTAAGGGAAGACTTATACTTCCGCAGGTTCAGACTATAAGAGATCTGCTTGACCATGATGCCATGGCTCTTACTGTCAAGGACGCAGAGTTGGAAGACCTCCTGTCTTCCCTTAACAGGAAGCCTGACCTTGTTATAACAGACTCACAGATATTCGGGAAGATAAGCAAGATAATTCCAAGGGAAATCCCATTGACATCTTTCTCCATACTTATGGCGAGATATAAGGGAGACCTTGCTGAGCTGATAGAGGGTGCCAAGCAAATCGGCAGACTCAAGTCGGGGGACAAGGTATTGATAGCTGAAGCATGTACGCATCATTCCCTTGAAGGGGACATAGGCAGGGAAAAGCTTCCTAAATGGCTGCGAGAATATTCAGGAGCGGAACTGGACATAACAATAAAAGCCGGAGTGGATTTTTCTGATGACCTCTCTCAGTACGCAATAGTAGTCCATTGCGGAGCGTGCATGTTCAACAAGAAGCAAATGATGTCAAGGCTTGAAAGGACAAGGAATGACAATGTGCCAATAACAAATTACGGAGTCGCAATAGCGTACATGAATGGAATACTCGAAAGAGTTACTGAGATGTTTTTTTAA
- a CDS encoding ABC transporter permease: MEKNKSMNGLYLPVFIIFAWWALSSLGLTNEYIMPSPEKVVKTSSNLISSGMLQKHLLVSLARVLVGFVVAFAAAFPLAVFCGLSSKFEEFFKPTLEFIRHVPPMALIPMLILWFGIGEVSKLSIIFLATFFPIYLNTLSGIREADVKLIQVGEVFGFSRSKIFFWIILPQAIPSILVGMQIGLGYSWRALIGAELIAASSGIGYMIIDAEQLSRPDIIIIGIMAIGIAGYAIDALFMEATRRITRWSGGEQHHGESDDKKCS, encoded by the coding sequence ATGGAAAAAAATAAATCTATGAACGGGCTATACCTGCCGGTTTTTATAATTTTTGCCTGGTGGGCTCTTTCAAGCCTGGGCCTTACAAATGAATACATAATGCCTTCGCCTGAAAAGGTTGTAAAAACCTCCAGTAATCTAATAAGCAGCGGAATGCTTCAAAAGCATCTCCTTGTGAGTCTTGCAAGAGTTCTGGTGGGCTTTGTCGTGGCCTTTGCAGCGGCTTTTCCCCTTGCAGTGTTTTGCGGGCTTAGTTCAAAATTTGAGGAATTTTTCAAGCCGACGCTTGAGTTTATAAGGCACGTACCTCCAATGGCACTCATCCCGATGCTTATACTCTGGTTTGGAATAGGAGAGGTTTCAAAGCTTTCAATTATATTTCTGGCTACTTTTTTTCCGATATATCTAAATACGCTAAGCGGGATCAGAGAAGCAGATGTTAAGTTGATACAGGTGGGAGAAGTATTTGGATTTAGCAGGTCAAAAATATTCTTTTGGATAATACTGCCCCAGGCAATTCCATCAATACTCGTAGGTATGCAAATAGGCCTGGGATACAGCTGGAGAGCTCTAATAGGGGCGGAGCTCATAGCCGCATCTTCAGGCATCGGCTATATGATAATAGACGCAGAGCAGCTATCAAGGCCCGACATAATAATAATCGGAATAATGGCGATAGGAATAGCAGGGTATGCAATAGATGCACTCTTCATGGAAGCCACAAGAAGGATTACCCGCTGGAGCGGAGGTGAACAGCATCATGGCGAGTCTGATGATAAGAAATGTTCATAA
- a CDS encoding ABC transporter ATP-binding protein translates to MIRNVHKVYSIQGKRIQALKGLDFEVESGSFVCIVGKSGCGKSTLLKLICGLEERDSGSIIIRAEENSKKNPRVSIVFQEPRLMPWLSVRKNIEFPIKGEICKSESEKRVERQLDMLGIKAFENAYPSQISGGMAQRVSLGRTLCYEPDIILMDEPLGALDAFNRKKLQDEIVKIFQNEKKTILFVTHDVEEALLLGQKVLVMEEGRIKESINVNMGYPRNPSSNEMINLKKRILSLIFE, encoded by the coding sequence ATGATAAGAAATGTTCATAAGGTGTATTCGATTCAGGGGAAAAGAATACAGGCCTTGAAGGGTCTGGATTTTGAAGTGGAAAGCGGCAGCTTTGTATGCATAGTGGGTAAAAGCGGCTGCGGAAAGTCGACTCTCCTTAAGCTCATATGCGGCCTGGAGGAACGTGACAGTGGCTCCATAATTATTAGAGCTGAAGAGAATTCAAAAAAGAACCCCAGAGTATCCATAGTTTTTCAAGAACCGAGGCTGATGCCATGGCTCTCAGTAAGAAAAAACATAGAATTCCCAATAAAGGGAGAGATATGTAAAAGCGAGTCTGAAAAGAGAGTCGAAAGGCAGCTGGACATGCTGGGGATAAAAGCTTTTGAAAATGCTTATCCCAGCCAGATTTCCGGAGGTATGGCACAAAGAGTATCCCTGGGGAGGACTCTTTGCTATGAGCCGGACATAATACTAATGGACGAGCCTTTGGGGGCCCTTGATGCATTCAACAGAAAAAAGCTGCAGGATGAGATTGTGAAAATATTTCAAAATGAGAAAAAAACAATACTGTTTGTAACTCATGATGTGGAGGAAGCTCTGCTGCTCGGACAGAAGGTGCTTGTAATGGAAGAGGGAAGGATAAAAGAAAGCATAAATGTGAATATGGGTTATCCCAGAAACCCATCGTCAAATGAGATGATTAATCTCAAGAAAAGAATACTCTCTCTTATATTCGAGTAA